The genomic interval aaaatctgaaaagtaagaTGTGCACATGTATTTAGCCCACCTTTTGCAGCTTTTAATATGTGAGTCTTTggggacattttcttttttttctttcagagagATTGGATGGATAGCGTCTATAAGCATAgattattcattcatttgcatctggactttgactgggctattcCAGCACATGAATATCCTTTAATCTAGCCCAattttagctctggctgtatgtgtaGGTTCATTGTTGGAAGGTCTGGAAGCTCTTTTACCTCCACTAACAGGTTTCTTCCTGTAGTgccctgtattcagctccatcaaCTTCTTGACCAGCTACCTTGACcttaagaaagaaaattattcccacagcctgatgctgccatctccatgtttcaccatggagaTGGTGCAGTCAGGGTCTTTTGCAATGTCAATTGTCCACCAAACACAGTCAGAGGTGGGTTCTAGTGAGTTACATTAACTCAGTAACATTTCCTTGAGTAACATTTTGCAAAACACTGAGCTtcaaaaagtagaaaaacttCTGTTTACTCTACCCACCTTTGCTTAATTTCATAAATGAACAACATGCATGTTTTACCAGTTGTGAACCAGACACAGACACAGTGGGACTTCCTTTATGTACCCAGAGTtgttctaattttattttctatctgTTGAGCCTGCTGTGCTGTCTGAAGAGCAATTAAATATACAGAAGGCAGTACTGAAACTAGAAGTAGTTTGCACTGTTTAACAATGCACATATTACTTAGTGTAAGTATTTATTACCAAAACTATGGTCTgtgaaaacaacaaatatttgtGTTACTTGTTCGTTCATCTGAATTTTGTAAAGATGTTATTTTtagctgatttttattttattatttaaaagtacGAGAATTTTGATATCATGTTATAGTTTTATCTGAACGATTATATGTCTACAAAATGAATCTGAAATTATGATCAAACAGTTTCTCTGTacttaattgttttaaaaaaatatgacttTTTTCTCCTtaagtaatattatttttaaaataatgttactCTTCATTAAGTAACCCCTGCtcaaagcattttgcatgttgaccAGAAAGTTACCaacttaaatgttatttttaaatctatcattacagtttattttgtgtttttgctgttattttgcacttatcacattttatttgttgagTCTTCATAGGATACTAATCTAGAAAACCCAATAGatattttcaaatgataaatgaccgtttacattgtttttgctTCTGTCAGACGTGGAcataataatttgtttttaaacaggaatattaaatacaaaattaaacaaatcgTTCTGGGTGTCAGGAGACGCTGTCATGGACCTGGGAAAGAAGCTCAGCACTCCAAAAGACATCATGCTGGAGGAGCTGTCGCTGCTCTCCAACAGAGGTTCTCGGCTTTTCAAAATGCGCCAGAGGAGGTCTGAGAAGTACACGTTTGAAAGCATTCAAAACGAAGCAAACGCTCTGCTGAATGTAAGTTAGCTCCGTTGTGCTCTGAATTCCTTGATTGGTTTACATGACTGGATATAAGCTGATCCTCTCTAGTCTGTGAATTTCAGTCTGTAAAGTTGCATGCTgttttctaagtgaaatatgcTCTCTGAGATAAAAGTGGTGGAACACATGGGCAATAGCTGTGACATGCTGTATCATCTGAGAGGTTGCTCAGGCACTTAACTTGAAGATCTGCTGCCATGTTTATCAGTGCATGATTATAAGCTGTGGAACTGTAACGggtattttagtttattctacATCAATGGAGCCTATTACTAGCAgtgcacatttttaaatgttcgtCACAGTTCCTTTATCCATGTTCCTTATGTCGTTTTGCAGAATGATATTTTGAATCTTAACACACACTCTGTGGAAATTAAAGTGGAGCCACCAGAACACGGATGCTCTGCAAATTCATCTTCAGGTAATTGTGCATTTTATTAAGCCTGTTTTGTTTAATATGGATATTTGAGATTTATGTATGTACTCAGATTTAAGTTTGTGTTATCAGCTGACATAAACCCTGAAACAAGTCCAAAAAGGActgaaagttgaaaaaaaaaagtcaaaagagCTGAAAATGCACCAAATTTGGTAAATCTGTCAATTGTGACACAGACTTTAGTAGATTAGTAGATTGTTCTCACTTTTACAAGAAAAgactaaaaaaataacaatcatCGCAgaacacaaaaaagtaaaataaaatgattttgtaaatatttataaaaccaTGGCTTAATTATTCTGAGACACTTGAAACGTGTCACTCGGTTCTAGCGGTACTTATCTCCAGACAACTGGTTGATCTTAGTAAGGTGCTGTGCAAAAAGATGATTTAAGTGTGTTACTTATTGTTACCATTTCAATAGCCCTGCAGTCATTCTGCGATGCTTCAGTAAAGCCTTAACTCATTATACAACGAGCACTCACTTGAAATGTGCTATTTTAAGTTTTCACTGTAGCtattttaatcccatccacttTGAAAATTTCAGGCTGCAGAAAACAGCTCTGAaaaagcaagaaggtcctgacaACAAACCAAACCGATAGATCTGTTGTGATATTGATGCAGTTGTCTCTTGTTTTTCAGACATGATCGCAGAAAAGCTGGACACCACACATGTGCATAAGACTTACCATTCACCATGGGAGCAGGTCATCCTGAGTGACCCCAACCTTGCTGAAACTCTCCAACTCAGAATGCCAGAACCAGAGCCACGGCAGGAGCtccctgaatacaaatgctttaACCGGTGAGAAAACTACAGTCCCCATAAGTCTAAAGTCTGAATGAGTGAAAGGTTATGGGACGCAGAGCAATTTTTATGTTGATCTGGATTGCAGGGTTGCGACTCCTTACGGTGGTTATGAAAAAGCTCCAAGAGGAATCACATTCAAACTTCCTGAGGTGGACCTGAACCCGCCACAGTACCAGGAGCTCAACGATCCAAGGGCCAAACGTCCCACCTTCAACAGGACGGCCCAAGGATGGATATCTGAAGGCACTCATCTCATCCTACCCACTATCACACTGGAGCCCTTCAGTGTGCCCGAATCCGATGACCTGTAGATAATTTTACTGGGAAATGGGAACATCATGCCGCCTTTAGTGATTCAGATCATCCTGCAAAACGGGACAGGGGGCAGTCTATGAGTTACACAACTGCAATTTATTCACAGTATATAATATTTTAGCCAATAAAATTGAGAAATCAGTGACTTGCCTTCTGACATTAGCCAGTATTTTCATTAAGAAATTGATTCAATCAAAGGTAATTTGCATTCAGTATCATGAAGAAAGCTGTAAATACACAATATTCAAATGAGAAGATGCATATATTATGTACATATgaattactcgtactcgtcgtcttccgctttatccgggaccgggtcgcgggggcagcagactcagcagagacgcccagacgtccctctccccagacacctcttccagctcctcgggggagcccaaggcgttcccaggccagccgagagacatagtccctccagcgtgtcctgggccgtcccctgggcctcctcccggtgggacgtgcctggaacacctcccgaggaaggcgtccaggaggcatccggtatagatgcccaagccacctcaactggctcctctcgatgtggaggaacagcggctctactccgagcccctcccagatggccgagctcctcaccatatctctaagggagtgccctgccaccctacggaggaagctcatttagtcgcttgtatccgggatctcgttctttcggtcatgacccaaagttcatggccataggtgagggtaggaacgtagaccgaccggtaaattgagagcttcgcttttcggctcagctctctcttcaccacaacggatcggcacagcgcccccattactgtggcactcgcaccgatccgtctgtcgatctccggctccattcttccctcactcgtgaacaagaccccgagatacttaaactcctccacttgaggcaggaactcccctccaacctgaagaggacaagccacccttttctggtcgagaaccatggcctcggacttggaggagctgatcttcatcccagccgcttcacactcggcggcgaaccgccccagtgcatgctgtaggtcttg from Girardinichthys multiradiatus isolate DD_20200921_A chromosome 5, DD_fGirMul_XY1, whole genome shotgun sequence carries:
- the myoz2b gene encoding myozenin-2b yields the protein MDLGKKLSTPKDIMLEELSLLSNRGSRLFKMRQRRSEKYTFESIQNEANALLNNDILNLNTHSVEIKVEPPEHGCSANSSSDMIAEKLDTTHVHKTYHSPWEQVILSDPNLAETLQLRMPEPEPRQELPEYKCFNRVATPYGGYEKAPRGITFKLPEVDLNPPQYQELNDPRAKRPTFNRTAQGWISEGTHLILPTITLEPFSVPESDDL